TATACTATATATAATGTTAAATTAGTTACGCTAGATTCtctaaaatattttatgatatcAATGTGGAATTGCGAAATCCGTTTTTTTAGATATGTTGTTATCAGCAAAGTTTTAAATAACTGTCGGTGCTGATTGTTGTCGTCGCGGTGTGAATTAACTAAACTTTTGTGATATCGGTCGGTACAGGTGTTGCGGCACTGATTGTGGTAGTTGTGGTGTGAATTAACTAGACTTTCGCGATATCGGTCGTTACAGGTGTTGCGACACTGATTGCGGTCGTCGCGGAACTAGGCTTTCGCGATGTCGGTCGGTACATGTGTTGCGACACTGATTACGGTTGTCACGGTGTGAAATTAACCATAATTAGTTATTTAGATAAAAAACGGTGAATAATGGTTTGCTGATACCGTTTTGTCGTGGCAGTTTTCTTGATCCGAACTCTTTTTTAAAACCTTGATTGTCAAATTTTTCTATGATATTATACACTTAAGCTCAAATTTATTGGGCATTACGAACTTAAAACTCATTATAATTTGATTAATATTTGGGTAGTTCATTTGGTACGTGTTAGTTGAGTTAAATGAGGGCAAGCTGCTCCTCTAGGGTTCAATCTCGTGATAAGGCtcagttattgttgttattttgaCTAGGTTGATAgattatcattattttcaaatttattcGACATTACAAACTTAAAACTCATTATAATTCGATTAATAGTTTGGATAGTTCATCTGATATGTGTTAGTTGAGTTAAAAGAGTGTAAACGGCTGGTTTAGGGTTCAATATCGTggtaaggcttggttgttgttgtgacTAGGTTGATACATTTTCATGATTTTAGGGATCAAAGTTGAATATATTTATAGGTGTGAACTGATTCCTTCtgttttgtttttacttttaactatttaattaattctttttggAATCTACTTTTTTTAGTTGAGAatcatttttgttttggaatgGGAATCTGCCATTTGTTTTGTATCAGTGGTTGTGGTTGATTATGAGGAATATGATGCTGCAATTTATATTCAGTTTGTTCTGTTGGCTCTTTATATATGTAAAATCTTTTGTGTTTCTCTTTGCAATAAGTGTAAAACTTGTTTCAGTTTTCTGAAAGATGCTATCAATGGATGTAATTTATGGTGAGTAGTATGATATGTTTTGTAGTTTCTTTCTTCAGCCAGCTTTAGTAAggtgctttttttttctttttgttgttgttgttgagagttttgtcTTTTCGGTTGATGATTTTGTATCTTAGTTTCATATGTTCCAGTTTCTCTGTGTTTTTGATTTATTGGAAGTTGGATTTTAAGTCAAGGGAGCTTATGCATGCTCTTTTAGAGGCCATAGCCATAACTTTCTCACTATATATGAACTAATATTTGTTTTTTGAGTGATTATTGATTAGTAGTTATCAAAAATATATGGGTTCGTTTTTTCTCCAATTTGACGTTCCGTGATTTAAATGGAAAAAGTTGCAAATTTGGTACATTAGATTTTCATTTTGGTTGAATGTATGTGTCTAGACTTTTGCTTCATTCATTGAAATGGAGTTGTTTGTGTGTTGCTTTGGAAGTTTGCAGCACCTTTCCAGTTGTTCCGTGACTTCTTTGTATGTTTTCTGATTTGTGAAGCTTTTTCgtaattttttctttctttttggttTTGTATTTCTTTAGGTCAAGAagataatattgctgagtattaTCAGCAACAGGTTGAAGTGCTAGAGGGCTTTACTGAAATGGATGCCTTAGCAGAGCGTGGTTTTATTCCCGGAATGTCAAAGGTTTCTATTTCATTTTCTCTTTAATGGTAGATAGGTTCAAATAAGTCAACTCAAGCAGATTCTGTATAGTCAAATGCCTTGGCTAAATATTCAATGTTTTTGCGTTTGCAGGAGGAGAGAGACAAGTTAGCTAGGAGCGAGACGTTTGCCATCAGAATATCGAACATAGCAAACATGGTTCTTTTTACTGCCAAAGTTTACGCATCAATCAGAAGTGGTTCCCTAGCCATCATTGCATCCACTCTAGACTCTCTGCTGGATCTCCTTTCTGGATTCATCTTATGGTTCACTGCATTTTCCATGCAAACACCGAATCCATATCAGTACCCTATTGGCAAGAAGCGGATGCAACCATTGGTCAGTCCTCCTTTACATATTCTGTTTGAAGATTCTGAATCATGTATTCTTGCCAGTGGTTGTAATCTTGGTGCTGAAATTTAAAGTTCAAAATTGCGTGCAGGGAATTCTCGTTTTTGCCTCTGTCATGGCAACACTGGGACTGCAAATAATTTTGGAGTCCGTCCGCACATTAATATACTCTGTAAGTTGATTTTGTTGCATTTCTCGACGCGAAGTTCAGGCATCAAcaattaaaacttaaataaatggtttttcatttgatttgttGGATCTAATTAATTTCTAGGTAACCGAGTCTAATGCTTGTCTTAATGACATTTTCAGGATAATACCTTCAACTTGACCAGGGATCAAGAGTGCTGGGTTGTGGGTATTATGCTTGCAGTCACTTTGGTGAAATTCATGCTGATGGTTTATTGCCGCTCTTTTACTAATGAGATTGTTAAGGCTTATGCTCAGGATCACTTTTTTGATGTGATTACTAATCTGATTGGCCTCATTGCTGCACTTTTGGCCAATTATTTTGATGATTGGATGGATCCCGTCGGTGCTATCATTGTAAGTAAATAAATACTTTTCGTATCGGTATGCTCAAAATTTATTCATGGTGGCCCATCAATGATGGcagaagttgatccatgtagctaACTCCACTTAATGGGatgggataaggcttggttgttttTGTTGTAGTTCTTATTGACGTCCATGTGTTTTACTTATGTATAATTCTTCTACTGCAGCTGGCTATATACACAATTCGCACATGGTCAATGACGGTGTTGGAAAACGTGAACTCCCTGGTTGGAAGATCAGCTGCACCAGAGTATCTTCAGAAACTTACATACCTTTGCTGGAACCACCACAAGGCTGTAAGGCACATTGACACCGTTCGGGCTTACACATTCGGGTCTCACTATTTTGTCGAGGTTGATATCGTCCTACCAGCAGGCATGCCTTTGCAAGAGGCTCACGATATAGGTGAATCATTGCAAGAGAAGCTTGAACTCTTGCCTGAGATCGAGCGTGCTTTTGTTCATCTTGATTATGAGTACAGCCACAAACCTGAGCATGCTCAAGCTCATTCTTAGCAGCAATATGGAAAAGCAATGTCAACTTTTGTATTTcagttgtgcttttccttctctCTTGGATGTAAATGTGAACAATTTAGGTAGATTTGAATCTGTACTGACTGTAGAATTGGATTTGGGATATGTTGTGAAGCCTATGATGCAAGGAAATTGTGTATCTCCACTTTCCTACTTTATATTTCCCTTATTACTGAGGTTTATGGGGGGTTATTTATGAGGTGTGTATATAAGATATTACCTGCTAATGTGAATTTCTTTTTCCATCTTGCTTCTTAAAAATCACTCACATCTGAATCTGATCCATCTGATTGAAAAagcattagttatttatttattttggtcaCAATTGGTAAAGTTTGATCTATTATTATGATAACAAAATAATAGATCAAGGAACCATGGAATCATGTAGTTAGTTGTTCATGGCTGATCAACTCAATTGAACCACAATAATGATTGGTTCAATTTGTAAAGacagttttaataaaaaattaaaaatgttaaagaagttcaaattcaatttaaaatgagaaaaaggaatATGCGCTTTCAACTAATGAGAGGCTTATCAGTGTGTGGATATGCTATATATTTGAGGGGGAGTTTATTGAATAGATATAATATCAGTAGATGTTGCTTGTATGATGAAGCTGTTTTAATCTACTACTGACTGTTCTATCAATAATGAAAGTAAGGGGGAGCATCTGTCTATGTGTAATTGGGGATGTGAATGATTATGGTAGTGTAGTTATGTATGCTGTCCAACAACTGAGGAACAAAGAGGGGTGTGGCGAGTTAAAAAGATATGGATATTGCTCAAGGAGCAGTTATAAGCTCTACAACCGTACAATGGATGTCACACATGATGTTGGAACATCAACCTTATTAATTTTGGTAGCATCTCAGTTTGCAAGGCTCAGCATTACTGGTTAATTCATACAGAAGACTAAATAGTGCCTCTCTATACTCTAAGAAGAATTTTGGAGTTATTTTCAGACCACTTAGTGGGAATTTTGAGAAGTATACATTATGGTTGGAGTTATAAATATTCTCCTAAGAGAAGTAAGTGTGTGCTCAAGTGATTATGATAAGTTAAGATATGTTTTCTTCTTATGAGATTGTCAGAGAACTGGACATCTTGCTACAAGGTGTAGCTAGGTGATAAGTAACTGAGTAACAGATTCTGGTTCAGTATTGTGTTCCCAAGTATATGAGTATGTTACCTAGGTGTGAAGTTTTTGTAGCTTGTGAGGAGATACATGTGAATTGTATTGTGTGCTGAATTGTGTTTGAACAACATGATTACTGTGTCTATGACAGGGGGAGTTATTAGAGTGATTGCAAGGTCATTAATTGGGTTGGTAGGATGTTTTCTCAAGGTTAGTTGAAGAGGCTTGGTCTGTGTGTTTGAGTAGTGAAAAGGTggcaatgtctgacaggatgtcatgacatgtttaaggAAATAGTTTCTACTGAGCTAAACAAGGGAATTTTCATTAATATTATCTATACACATTAGTGGACGGTGTAAAGTTTAATTGATGACTATGCATGCGTTGGTTTTAAAGATAACTCTTTCCAGAAGAAACAGTCAAAAACCGCTTTGGAAAGATTAATTGCTTTTGGAAATATTTCCTAATAACGCGTTTGatcattgaacaagaccaaagaccgtCGTTAATTGCCATGGATTCAAATGGCTATATAATGGTATCACAACATATCGCATATATCAGTTTCCTTCAGTATGTCT
This DNA window, taken from Vicia villosa cultivar HV-30 ecotype Madison, WI unplaced genomic scaffold, Vvil1.0 ctg.001315F_1_1, whole genome shotgun sequence, encodes the following:
- the LOC131634550 gene encoding metal tolerance protein 11 isoform X2, translated to MLSMDVIYGQEDNIAEYYQQQVEVLEGFTEMDALAERGFIPGMSKEERDKLARSETFAIRISNIANMVLFTAKVYASIRSGSLAIIASTLDSLLDLLSGFILWFTAFSMQTPNPYQYPIGKKRMQPLGILVFASVMATLGLQIILESVRTLIYSDNTFNLTRDQECWVVGIMLAVTLVKFMLMVYCRSFTNEIVKAYAQDHFFDVITNLIGLIAALLANYFDDWMDPVGAIILAIYTIRTWSMTVLENVNSLVGRSAAPEYLQKLTYLCWNHHKAVRHIDTVRAYTFGSHYFVEVDIVLPAGMPLQEAHDIGESLQEKLELLPEIERAFVHLDYEYSHKPEHAQAHS
- the LOC131634550 gene encoding metal tolerance protein 11 isoform X1; this translates as MTEKMAETVELKNEEELSLLSLSDNSDRSWRLNFESFQFSSEHTEKTPKPSRGIHDCYGVLGQEDNIAEYYQQQVEVLEGFTEMDALAERGFIPGMSKEERDKLARSETFAIRISNIANMVLFTAKVYASIRSGSLAIIASTLDSLLDLLSGFILWFTAFSMQTPNPYQYPIGKKRMQPLGILVFASVMATLGLQIILESVRTLIYSDNTFNLTRDQECWVVGIMLAVTLVKFMLMVYCRSFTNEIVKAYAQDHFFDVITNLIGLIAALLANYFDDWMDPVGAIILAIYTIRTWSMTVLENVNSLVGRSAAPEYLQKLTYLCWNHHKAVRHIDTVRAYTFGSHYFVEVDIVLPAGMPLQEAHDIGESLQEKLELLPEIERAFVHLDYEYSHKPEHAQAHS